In Nomascus leucogenys isolate Asia chromosome 25, Asia_NLE_v1, whole genome shotgun sequence, a single genomic region encodes these proteins:
- the LOC100598567 gene encoding keratin-associated protein 26-1, with protein sequence MSCPNYCSGNSSSGSLRTSCHIPLTSIALCPTSVSCGDVLYLPTSSQDHTWVTDNCQETCGEPTSCQPAHCETSNLETSCGSSAAYYVPRPCQGSSFLPASFFSSSCLPVSCRPQSYVSSSCRPLRPLLSSYQPIGGCVPNGYRPQFCLSNSCQPQNLLTSGCRPSSCLAYRPQSLHVVSSSLRPLGPLFSGCQPLTHVFNTCRPSCSGL encoded by the coding sequence ATGTCTTGCCCCAACTACTGCTCGGGAAACTCCAGCTCAGGATCTCTCAGAACCTCCTGCCATATTCCTCTCACCTCCATCGCCCTCTGCCCTACCAGCGTGAGCTGTGGAGATGTCCTCTACTTACCCACTAGCTCTCAAGACCATACCTGGGTCACAGACAACTGCCAAGAGACCTGTGGTGAACCGACCAGCTGCCAGCCGGCCCACTGTGAGACCAGCAACCTTGAAACCTCTTGCGGTTCTTCCGCTGCTTACTACGTGCCCAGGCCCTGCCAAGGAAGTAGTTTTCTTcctgcttctttcttctccagtTCCTGCCTTCCAGTATCCTGTAGACCGCAGAGCTATGTGTCCAGCAGCTGTCGTCCATTGAGGCCACTGCTTAGTAGTTACCAGCCCATAGGAGGTTGTGTGCCCAATGGCTATCGCCCCCAATTCTGCTTGTCCAACAGTTGCCAGCCCCAAAACCTCCTCACTTCTGGATGCCGACCCTCGAGTTGCTTGGCCTATCGTCCTCAAAGTCTTCACGTTGTGTCCAGCAGCCTCAGACCTCTGGGGCCTCTGTTCAGTGGTTGCCAACCTCTGACCCATGTGTTCAACACGTGTCGTCCATCTTGCTCTGGACTGTGA